In Arachis stenosperma cultivar V10309 chromosome 1, arast.V10309.gnm1.PFL2, whole genome shotgun sequence, one DNA window encodes the following:
- the LOC130981952 gene encoding uridine/cytidine kinase UKL1, chloroplastic-like: MVLRDDKRPPILCPSKSLQNAYLYKAVNRSVLPAFQKVTKKPNNIKIKKKLKILKKSINKERAMEIIEGVSGAHFSGWRPSSTVPSAPTSPSAPSQPFVIGVSGGTASGKTTVCELIIQQLQDHRVVLVCQDSFYRGLTNDELKHVHEYNFDHPDAFDTEQLVETLSKLKSGQSVQVPVYDFKLHQRSSDVYRLVNASEVIIMEGILVFHEQRVRDMMNMKIFVDADPDVRLARRIRRDTVERGRDVHSVLEQYAKFVKPAFEDFILPSKKYADIIIPRGGDNGVAIDLIVQHIRTKLGQHNLCKIYPNLNLIFSTFQTRGMHTIIRDKDVSKHDFVFYSDRLIRLVVEHGLGYLPFKERHIITPTGATYTGVEFCRQLCGVSVIRSGESMENALRACCKGIKIGKILIHRQGEETQLIYEKLPKDISERHVLLMDPVLSTGNTASQAIELLIKKGVPESNIIFLNLISAPEGINCVCTRFPHLKIITSEIEEGLNDECHVIPGLGEFGDRYFGTDD; encoded by the exons ATGGTTCTCAGAGATGATAAG AGACCACCCATCCTCTGTCCCTCCAAATCCCTCCAAAACGCATACCTATATAAAGCCGTTAATCGCAGTGTTCTGCCTGCGTTCCAAAAAGTAACAAAGAAAccaaacaatataaaaataaaaaaaaaattaaaaattttaaaaaaatcgaTAAACAAAGAAAGGGCAATGGAGATTATCGAAGGTGTCTCCGGCGCCCACTTCTCCGGTTGGCGGCCATCATCGACGGTGCCTTCTGCTCCTACTTCTCCCAGCGCTCCATCTCAACCCTTCGTTATCG GGGTCTCTGGAGGCACTGCATCGGGGAAGACCACAGTGtgtgaattgatcattcaacAACTTCAAGATCACAGAGTTGTTCTTGTTTGTCAG GACTCATTCTACCGTGGACTAACAAATGATGAGCTGAAACACGTTCATGAGTATAATTTTGATCATCCTG ATGCATTTGATACAGAGCAACTTGTAGAAACCCTGAGCAAGCTCAAATCTGGGCAATCAGTTCAGGTTCCAGTATATGATTTCAAGCTCCATCAGAGATCTTCTGATGTTTACCGATTG GTGAATGCTTCTGAAGTAATCATTATGGAGGGTATATTGGTTTTTCATGAGCAAAGAGTCCGAGACATGATGAATATGAAAATATTTGTTGATGCTG ATCCTGATGTAAGGCTTGCCCGAAGAATAAGACGTGACACGGTTGAAAGGGGTAGAGATGTACACTCTGTACTGGAACAG TATGCAAAATTTGTTAAGCCTGCATTTGAAGATTTTATTCTTCCATCCAAGAAGTATGCTGACATTATCATACCTCGTGGGGGAGACAATGGAGTAGCGATCGACTTGATAGTTCAACATATTCGCACCAAGCTTGGCCAACATAACCTCTGCAAGATATATccaaatttgaatttgatattCTCTACTTTTCAG ACTAGAGGCATGCATACTATTATTCGTGACAAGGATGTCTCAAAGCatgattttgttttttattctgaTCGGCTAATTCGTTTG GTAGTGGAACACGGTCTTGGTTACTTGCCATTTAAAGAGAGACATATTATCACCCCTACAG GAGCAACTTATACCGGAGTTGAGTTTTGTAGGCAATTGTGTGGGGTATCCGTCATACGAAG TGGTGAAAGCATGGAAAATGCTTTGCGTGCATGCTGTAAAGGTATAAAAATAGGAAAGATACTCATCCACCGTCAAGGTGAGGAAACCCAG CTTATCTATGAGAAGCTTCCAAAAGATATTTCAGAGAGACATGTTCTTCTGATGGATCCTGTACTTAGTACGG GTAACACCGCCAGCCAGGCAATTGAGCTTCTTATAAAGAAAGGGGTTCCAGAGTCCAATATAATATTCCTCAACCTCATCTCT GCTCCTGAGGGAATAAATTGTGTATGCACACGTTTTCCGCACCTCAAGATTATCACTTCGGAGATTGAAGAGGGACTAAATGACGAGTGCCATGTGATACCAGGTTTAGGAGAATTTGGTGACCGCTATTTTGGTACAGACGATTAG